One part of the Saprospiraceae bacterium genome encodes these proteins:
- a CDS encoding GSCFA domain-containing protein, with the protein MYTKITFPILAAPIQIAHQDTLYTCGSCFAEELTNRLKTYKFKVHEHPFGIVFNPLSIASQLQHIINQRYYSLDDLVFNDGLYHSLDHHSAYSNADKSIVLESINPPLESAFNALASGTVCVITFGSAHYYRDTNNLQIAANCHKLPASHFEKKRAQIDEILEAMKAVFAQLKKINKDIKIILTVSPVRYFKDGIIENNRSKAVLHLCCEELCNVFDFVSYFPAYEIFMDDLRDYRYVKEDLVHPNKMAIDYIWTYFEKSYLSSSTHQAIHELDQFHKLLHHKILNKRADSFPVFLQKLDTSLKALQVRFPEFDFTTEKLFIENIQNEH; encoded by the coding sequence ATGTATACAAAAATAACTTTTCCAATTTTAGCTGCCCCCATACAGATAGCCCACCAGGATACACTATATACCTGCGGAAGTTGTTTTGCAGAAGAATTAACGAACCGTTTAAAAACCTATAAGTTTAAAGTACACGAACATCCATTTGGGATTGTTTTTAACCCGCTTTCTATTGCTTCCCAATTGCAACACATTATAAATCAACGATATTATTCTTTGGATGATTTAGTTTTTAATGATGGACTTTACCACTCACTAGACCACCATAGTGCTTATTCAAACGCCGACAAAAGCATCGTTTTAGAATCTATAAACCCTCCACTTGAATCTGCATTTAACGCATTGGCTTCGGGTACTGTTTGTGTCATTACTTTCGGATCGGCACATTATTACAGGGATACCAATAATTTACAGATCGCTGCAAACTGTCACAAACTTCCGGCCTCTCATTTTGAAAAAAAAAGAGCTCAAATTGATGAAATCCTGGAAGCTATGAAAGCCGTTTTCGCGCAATTAAAAAAAATCAACAAGGATATTAAAATAATACTAACCGTCAGTCCGGTTCGCTATTTTAAAGATGGCATAATTGAAAACAACAGAAGCAAAGCGGTGCTGCATTTGTGCTGCGAAGAATTATGCAATGTATTTGATTTTGTCAGCTATTTTCCTGCATATGAAATTTTTATGGATGACTTAAGAGATTATAGATATGTTAAAGAAGATTTAGTACATCCAAATAAAATGGCTATCGACTATATCTGGACATACTTTGAAAAATCTTATTTAAGTTCATCTACCCATCAAGCAATTCATGAATTAGATCAATTTCATAAATTGTTACATCATAAAATTCTAAATAAACGAGCAGATTCCTTTCCCGTTTTTCTTCAAAAACTAGATACCAGTTTGAAAGCATTGCAAGTTCGATTTCCGGAATTTGATTTTACTACAGAAAAATTATTCATTGAGAATATACAAAACGAACATTAA